Within the Deinococcus sp. Leaf326 genome, the region CTACGTCAACACCCTGAACGGCAAGGTGACGCCGGTTCTGGGCACCAAGTACACCTGGAGCGCCGACAACAAGACCCTGACCGTCACCACCCGCCCCGGCGTGAAGTGGCACGACGGCTCGGCCTTCAGCGCCCGCGACGCGGCCTTCACCTTCAACTACCTCAAGCAGTACCCGGCGCTGGACACCTCGGCCATCTGGAAAAACGGCCTGGCGAGCGCCAAGGCGACGAACGACACGACCCTGGTCCTGACCTTCTCGAAGGCGAACACGACCATCTTTCCCTACGTCGCCGGGCAGATGATCGTGCCCGAGGCCATCTGGAGCGAAATCTCCTCGCCCCTCACCGAGACGAACGCCAAGCCGGTGGGCACCGGTCCCTTCACCTTCGACGCCTACAGCCAACAGGCCCTGCGCGTGCTCAAAAATCCCAACTACTGGATGAAGGGCCAGCCCTACATCGACGCGGTGGTGTGGGTCTCGACGAACAGCAACGACGCCGCTCTTCTCAAGCTCCTCAAGGGCGAGGCCGACTACGGCTACGTCGGGCAGGCCGACCCGGTGAACGGCTACCAGAAGAAGGGGCCCAACAACCAGTTCTGGTGGCCGGTGACGGGTGACAACTACCTGTACTTCAATACGACCAAGGCGCCCTTCAACGACCCCGCCTTCCGCCGCGCGCTCTCGCAGGCGGTCAACACGGCCAACGTGGCCGAGAAGGCCTACGCCGGGGCCGCCAAGGCCGCGCACAGCAGCGGCGTGATTCCGGGGCAGCAGGCGCAGTGGCTCCCGGCCGGCACCGCCAGCCTGAAGTACGACATGGCGGCTGCCGACACGGCCCTGACCCGGGCCGGCTACAAGAAGAACGCCCAGGGAGTGCGCCTCGGCAAGGACGGCAAGGCCCTGCCCACCTTCAAGATCCTGGTGGGCGCAGGCTGGACCGACTTCATCACGATGGCGCAGGTCGTCGGCGGAGACCTCAAGAAGGTCGGCCTAAACACCCAGATCGACCAGCAGGCCTGGAGCAGCTACTCGGGCGGTCTCCAGACGGGCACCTTCGACATGGGCATCAGCTGGGGCTGGGGCGGCGGCCCGACCCCCTACTACCTGTTCAACCAGAGCTTCGGGCCCGAGTACAGCGCGCCGGTGGGCAAGACCGCGCCCAGCAACCTGTCGCGCTACACCAACCCCGCCGTCACGGCGGCCCTGACCCAGTTCCAGAGCACCAGTGACACGGCCGCCCAGAAAAAGGCGATGGCGACCATCATCAAGACCGTGATGACCGACATGCCCTGGCTGCCGCTCACCGACCGCTCGGAGTTCTCGAACTACTCCACCGTGCGCTTCACCGGCTTCCCAACCGCGCAGAACCCCTACAACGCGGGCACAGCTGACGACACGGCGGGCGCCCGATTGATGTACCTGAACGTCAAGCCCAAGTAAGCCCGCCGGGGAGGCCGGGAGGTCCCGTCGCCTCCCGGCCCCGTCTTTTCGAGGTGCCCATGCCCTACCTGCTGCGCAAATTCCTGTTTCTGCTGCTGACCCTCTGGGTGGCAGTCACGCTCAACTTCGTCCTGCCTCGCCTCGTGCCCGGCGATCCCATCGGCGCCATGCTCGCCAAGTATCAGGGCAAGCTCGACCCTTCGGCGGTGGACGCCCTGACGGTCGCCTACGGCCTGAACGATCAGGGCAGCCTCTTTACGCAGTACGTGACCTACCTGGGCAACATGCTGCGCGGCGACTTCGGGCGCTCCATCGGGCAGTTTCCGACGCCGGTCGTGGACATCGTCGCCCAGGCCGCGCCCTGGACCATCGGACTGGTGGGCATCTGCACCGTACTGGCCTTTTTTCTGGGCAGTGCCTTGGGCCTGTACAGCGCGTGGCGGCGGGGCGGGCGGCTGGCCGACGCCCTGCCGCCCATCGCCCTGTTCCTGAACTCCATGCCGTACTTCTGGTTCGCGCTGCTGCTGCTGTATCTGCTGGCCTTCCGCACCGGCACCTTTCCTCTCAGCGGCAATCTCGACCCCTTCCTGACGCAGTTCAGCGCCGAGTGGTGGAAGAGTCTGGTGCGCCACGCCGCGCTGCCCGCCCTGACCCTCGTGGTGACGGCGGCGGGCGGCTGGCTGATCACCATGCGCAACAACGTCATGGGCGTGATGGGCGAGGACTACGTCGCCTTCGCCCGCGCCAAGGGCCTGAGCGAGGGCCGGCTGCTGAACCGCTATGTGCTGCGCAACGCCCTGCTGCCGAGCTTCACAGCCTTCGGCATGGCGCTGGGCTTCGTGGTGGGCGGCAGCATCCTGACCGAGACGGTGTTTTCGTACCCGGGGCTGGGTCTACAGCTCTACAACGCCGTGACCACGCTGGACTATCCACTCATGCAGGCAATCTTCCTGTTCATCGCCCTGGCGGTGCTCGTCGCCAACTTCTTCGTGGACGCGCTGTACGCCGTTCTCGACCCGCGTGTGCGTGACGGGAAGGCCGGATGAAGAACCTCCTGAGCTTCCTGCGGCGTTCGCCCCGCGCGGCGGCCGGCGCGGCCCTGTTGCTGCTGATGTTCGCGCTGGCGCTTTTCGCTCCGCTGCTCACCCCCTACTCGCCGGTCTCTCAGGATTACCCGACGTGGCTGCCGCCGCAGGCCGGGCACCCCCTGGGCACGACCGCGCTCGGGCAGGACATCTGGTCTCAGCTCCTGTACGGCGCGCGGCTGACGCTGCTCATTGGCTTCACGGCCGGTATCGTCGCCACCTTCATCGGCACGGCGCTGGGGCTCACGGCCGCCTATTTCGGTGGCAAGGTCGACGAGGCCATCAACGTGTTGATCAACGTCTTTCTGGTGCTACCGGGGCTGCCGCTGCTCATCATCGCCAGCGCCTTCCTGCGGGGCGGCGGCGTGTGGTCCATCATCATCGTCATCGCGCTCACCGGCTGGGCCTGGGGGGCGCGGGTCCTGCGCTCGCAGGCCCTCGCGCTGCGGAACCGCGACTTCGTGTCGGCGGCCATCGCCTCGGGCGAGCGGCCGCTGCGCATCATCTTCGCAGAGATGCTCCCCAACCTCGCGGGCCTCATCGCGGCGAGTTTCTTCAGCACTGCGCTGTACGCCATTCTCTCGGAAGCCGGGCTGGCCTTCCTGGGCATGGGCGACGTGTCGCAGGTCACCTGGGGCACGCTGCTGTACTGGGCGCAGGCGCGCGGCGCGCTCCTCCAGGGGGCGTGGTGGTGGATCGCCGCGCCGGGCCTGATGATCGCGCTGCTGGGGACGGCCTTCGCACTCATCAACTTCGGGATCGACGAGATCACCAACCCGCGCATCGTGAATGCGGGGATGGGCCGCCGCAAGGAGCGCCAGTCGGCCGGCAGGGCGAAGGTGGCCCCGGCTCTAGCCGCCGCGCCCGCCCCGGTCGCCGCGCCGCTGCTGGCTGTCTCGCACCTCGACGCCGGCTACCTCACGCCGCGCACGGGCCGCGCGGGAAGCGGGCGTGTGCGGGCGGTGCGCGACGTGTCGCTGGATATCGCCCCCGGCGAGTTCGTGGGGTTGGCGGGCGAGTCGGGCTGCGGCAAGTCCACCCTGGCCTTCGCGGCGACGCGGCTCCTGGAAGCCCCCGGAGCGGTCTTCGGCGGCGAGTCGCGCCTGTCGGGCCAGGACCTGCTGGTCCTGAGCCCCGAGGAACTGCGCCGCGTGCGCTGGCGAGACTACTCGGTGGTGTTCCAGGCGAGCATGAGCATCCTCAACCCCGTGCTGCGCGTGCGTGAACAGGTCTACGACGCGATGCAGGCGCACGGCGTGAAGGACCCGGCCCGGCTGGAGGCCCGCGCCCGCGAACTGTTCGAGCTC harbors:
- a CDS encoding ABC transporter substrate-binding protein yields the protein MQKLLTLTAVLAAALTVSAHAQQPKNVFTVVRPTQWGAQNFNPFAPGDQHLLPTNSAIYESLFYVNTLNGKVTPVLGTKYTWSADNKTLTVTTRPGVKWHDGSAFSARDAAFTFNYLKQYPALDTSAIWKNGLASAKATNDTTLVLTFSKANTTIFPYVAGQMIVPEAIWSEISSPLTETNAKPVGTGPFTFDAYSQQALRVLKNPNYWMKGQPYIDAVVWVSTNSNDAALLKLLKGEADYGYVGQADPVNGYQKKGPNNQFWWPVTGDNYLYFNTTKAPFNDPAFRRALSQAVNTANVAEKAYAGAAKAAHSSGVIPGQQAQWLPAGTASLKYDMAAADTALTRAGYKKNAQGVRLGKDGKALPTFKILVGAGWTDFITMAQVVGGDLKKVGLNTQIDQQAWSSYSGGLQTGTFDMGISWGWGGGPTPYYLFNQSFGPEYSAPVGKTAPSNLSRYTNPAVTAALTQFQSTSDTAAQKKAMATIIKTVMTDMPWLPLTDRSEFSNYSTVRFTGFPTAQNPYNAGTADDTAGARLMYLNVKPK
- a CDS encoding ABC transporter permease, which codes for MPYLLRKFLFLLLTLWVAVTLNFVLPRLVPGDPIGAMLAKYQGKLDPSAVDALTVAYGLNDQGSLFTQYVTYLGNMLRGDFGRSIGQFPTPVVDIVAQAAPWTIGLVGICTVLAFFLGSALGLYSAWRRGGRLADALPPIALFLNSMPYFWFALLLLYLLAFRTGTFPLSGNLDPFLTQFSAEWWKSLVRHAALPALTLVVTAAGGWLITMRNNVMGVMGEDYVAFARAKGLSEGRLLNRYVLRNALLPSFTAFGMALGFVVGGSILTETVFSYPGLGLQLYNAVTTLDYPLMQAIFLFIALAVLVANFFVDALYAVLDPRVRDGKAG
- a CDS encoding dipeptide/oligopeptide/nickel ABC transporter permease/ATP-binding protein — encoded protein: MKNLLSFLRRSPRAAAGAALLLLMFALALFAPLLTPYSPVSQDYPTWLPPQAGHPLGTTALGQDIWSQLLYGARLTLLIGFTAGIVATFIGTALGLTAAYFGGKVDEAINVLINVFLVLPGLPLLIIASAFLRGGGVWSIIIVIALTGWAWGARVLRSQALALRNRDFVSAAIASGERPLRIIFAEMLPNLAGLIAASFFSTALYAILSEAGLAFLGMGDVSQVTWGTLLYWAQARGALLQGAWWWIAAPGLMIALLGTAFALINFGIDEITNPRIVNAGMGRRKERQSAGRAKVAPALAAAPAPVAAPLLAVSHLDAGYLTPRTGRAGSGRVRAVRDVSLDIAPGEFVGLAGESGCGKSTLAFAATRLLEAPGAVFGGESRLSGQDLLVLSPEELRRVRWRDYSVVFQASMSILNPVLRVREQVYDAMQAHGVKDPARLEARARELFELVGIRPDYLAAYPHQLSGGMKQRVVIAIALALEPKLVVMDEPTTALDVVVQRQILQEIDSARRRLGISVVFITHDLSLLVEMSDRIAIMYAGEIIEEAPAADLYARPLHPYTERLMHAFPPLDGPRERRSGIPGRPPPLSADSPGCPFFDRCPSRMPGRCDTQKPASVEIVPGHRVACFLHSSAVKPAPKSQEYPDAAD